The region AGCAATTTCAGATAGTGGCTGGCCGTCGGGTCGCAGTGCAGATAGATTGAGCCCGTCGGTTTCAGGACGCGCCGCATCTCCATCAGCCGCACGGCCATGAAGATAAGGTAGGATTGCATCCCCTTGCCGTGTGCCTGACGTGCTGCTTCAATCACCGCATAGGCTGCAGGATTCCGATCTGCCAGTTCACCGTGTTCATGGACATCGACGTCATCCAGCGTCCAGGCATCCTTGAAGGCAGCACCGGCGGCTTTCGAGCCGATGGGCGCTTCGTAGTTCCGATTGGAGTTGAAGGGCGGGTCAAGATAAATCAGGTCAACGCAAGCATCGTTCATGCCGCGGAGGACGGGCAGGTTATCGCCCGTCCAGACCGTTCCGCTGGCAAAGTTTGCGCTCATGCCGTGCGCTTCGCGCTGCTGGACAATCGGGCCGAGGGCCCCGCGATCAGACCCAACGCCAGAACGGCAGATGCCAACAGCCGTGAGCGCACCATGGTTCTCTCCTCCCTCATCCCAGGCTCCTGGCCATCCACCGGCTCTCTCCGACGATTTCGGCGTCGCTCGGCGTCGCTCGGCCAGGGAACATCGTCCCACGCCGGATGGTCGCTCGCAAGAAGCCATTTGCCCCCGGCGGCGCGCGCCGCACCAGACCCGACTGCTCCCGGATGGTGCCCGGTCCCCGACGCGATCCGTTCTGGAGCCGGAGAAGGCGCTGCCGAAAGCCCAGGGCGACCCGTTCGGCTCATCGTTTGTTTCATCGCGGCGAAGGGCGCGGGCGACCGCAGAGCCGGGATGACACCGGGCTGACACCGGGATTTAGGGAGCCATCCCCTCCGCCATCGCGATCACCTCGTCGGGTGTCTTTCCCGCTTCCCTGAGCGCGCGCAGTGTCAGCGACCTGTCGCGCTTGGCGAAGCGTTTGCCGTCGTCGCCCACGAGCAGGCCGTGATGGGCATAGCGGGGTTCGTCCCAGTCGAGCAGTGCCTGCAGCAGGCGGTGAATGTGGGTCGAGGGTTTGAGATCCTCGCCGCGTGTGACGAGCGAAACACGCTGCAGATGATCGTCGTGGGTGACGGCGAGGTGGTAGCTGGTCGGCGTATCCTTGCGCGCGAGCACGACGTCGCCGCCGATCATGGGATCGACGGGCAACCGGCCTTCATCCGCCTCGTGCCAGGACAGCGGGCCGGTGCGCCTGGCCGCCTTCGCAACATCGAGGCGCAAGGCATGGTTCTCGCCTGTGGCGATACGGTCTTCGCGTTCCGACATCGAGAGATTGCGGCAGGTACCGGGGTAGATCGCGCCCAGGGGACCATGCGGCGCCGAGCCGGCGGCGGCGATCTCGGCTTCGATCTGCCTGCGTGTGCAGAAGCAGGGGTAGACCAGGCCGTCCTCGCGAAGCCGGTCGAGGGTCGCGGCGTAATCGTCGAAGTGTTCGGACTGACGGCGCACCGGACCATCCCAGTCGAGACCGAGCCATGGGAGGTCATCGAGGATCGCCGCGTCGAATTCCGGGCGGCAGCGGGCGGTGTCGATGTCTTCGAGGCGGAGCAGGACGCGACCGCCATGCTCACCCGCAACACGCCACGTCACGAGCGCCGAACAGGCGTGGCCGAGGTGCAGCAGACCCGTCGGGCTGGGCGCGAATCGGGTGACGACTGTCATGCCCATACTGCAGCCGCGAGTGCGGCAAGGCCGAAACAGACGATCAGCGCACCCGCGCCCCGGCTGAGCCAGAGCATCACGCTTGCCGTGATATGCGTTCGCAACGCACCGACCGCGCCGGTCAGCACGACCCACCAGCCGAGCGAGCCCAGAAAGACACCCAGCGTCATGGCGATGGCCGACGCCACCCCGCCGTCCGCGATCGGCCCGAGACTCGCGAAGATGGCCGCAAAGGAGAGGATGGTCGCCGGGTTGGCGAGCGTCAGCCCGAACATCACGCCGAATCCGCCGCCGACATCGCCACGCTTCCCGCCGTCCTGCACCGGCGCGGGCTTACGCATGATCGCGACGCCGATCCAGAGAAGCGCCGCACCGCCGATCGCCTGGAACCAGGTCTGCTGCTCGGCGAGGAGCGCCGTCACGGCGGTCACGCCGAAAGCAGCCATGGCCGCATGGAGACCGTCCGCGACGGCGACTCCCACACCGCCCTCAAGACCCCGGGCAAGGCCGAGAACGAGCGTGCGCCGCACGATCAGCACGCCGATCGGCCCCATGGGCAGCGCGACGGCCAGACCGATCGCCAGACTCTTGAGGAACAGAAGGACCATACGCTCCTGTTACGCCCCGGCTCTGCAGGCCGCAAGCCGCCTCACGCCGCGTGCAACGCCGCGTTGAGGAAGAGCGAGACCCGCGCATCCCGCGGTGGCGCGTCATCGGGATCGCCGACATCCGAAAGCGTGAGCGGGGTGCTGCCGGGAATGGTCAGAACCTCGCCCTCGACGCCGGCGACCGTCTCAGGCTCGGGCCAGACGAGCGGCAGTGCCGGATCGGCAACCTGAGCGGCACCCGAAGGCACCCTGGAAACCGCAACACCGGGTCCCTCCGCAACAAAGGCCCTTGCGGGCGCTGGACAGGCCAACACGATCCGGGACATGTACGGTGATCAAGGCCGCAGACGGGTCACAGGGCCGTGTTTGTGGCACATTCGTGAAATCGAGAGATGAGTCAGGCCATGCAGTTGTCCGGTCCCGTCGTGCCGCCCCGAAGCGGCGATCCGCGTCAGCTTGTCGTGCTGCTGCACGGCTGGGGTGCGGATGGCAACGATCTGATCGGGCTTGCACCGACGTTGCAGTCCGTCCTGCCGCAGGCCCGCTTCGCCAGCCCGAATGCGCCGGATCCGTGCGACCAGAACCCAATGGGCCGGCAGTGGTACAGTTTCATGGACGACAGGCCCGAGGTCATGAAGCCCGGCTTCGAGCGCGCGGCAGGCCTGATCAACGGCTATGTCGACGCCGAGCTCGAACGCCTCAGGCTTGGACCCGAACGGCTGGCGCTGGTCGGGTTCAGCCAGGGCTGCATGATGGCGCTCTACGTTGCGCTGCGGCGGCCCGAGCCGATTGCCGGCGTGGTCGGTTTCTCCGGCATGTTGATCGACGAGGAGAACCTTGGCGCGGATATCCGGAGCCGCCCGCCGGTGCTGCTCTGCCACGGCGATCAGGATCCGGTGGTGCCCTGCCAGTCGCTCCATACTGCGGTGGCCGGCCTTGCCCGGCACGAGGTCCCGGCGCAGTGGCACACCTGTCCCGGCGTCGGCCATGGCATCGATCCCGGCGCGCTGGACGCGGCCGCCGGTTTCCTCACGAATACCTTCCGCGAGGCGCGCAGGGCGTGATCCTGGGCGAGATCATCGAATGTAGACCTGCCGGAGGAGCTCGCCGAGCCTTCCAGCATGAACATGAGCTGTAAGAGACCTAGCAGTCCACCCAAGCACCCGTTTCCGGAGCCCGGAGAACCGCGTCATGAGCGCCCGAACTGTCCCGGAAGTCCACCCAAGTCGCCGCTTCCGGGGGCGGACGAACACATCGCCGACGATGCGCTCGCCCGTCGGGGTCCACCCAAGTCGCCGCTTCCGGGGGCGGACGAACCGTAGTGGGGGCCGTCCCAGCTAGTGGGGTGGTCCACCCAAGTCGCCGCTTCCGGGGGCGGACGAACGCTTGCCGTCGGCGTCGAGGATGATTGGGCGTCCACCCAAGTCGCCGCTTCCGGGGGCGGACGAACCGCCCACGTCCTCCACCACCAGACCCTGCGGTCCACCCAAGTCGCCGCTTCCGGGGGCGGACGAACGGAGAACACCGCATGGACCTTGATCCAGCCGTCCACCCAAGTCGCCGCTTCCGGGGGCG is a window of Rhodospirillales bacterium DNA encoding:
- the gluQRS gene encoding tRNA glutamyl-Q(34) synthetase GluQRS — translated: MTVVTRFAPSPTGLLHLGHACSALVTWRVAGEHGGRVLLRLEDIDTARCRPEFDAAILDDLPWLGLDWDGPVRRQSEHFDDYAATLDRLREDGLVYPCFCTRRQIEAEIAAAGSAPHGPLGAIYPGTCRNLSMSEREDRIATGENHALRLDVAKAARRTGPLSWHEADEGRLPVDPMIGGDVVLARKDTPTSYHLAVTHDDHLQRVSLVTRGEDLKPSTHIHRLLQALLDWDEPRYAHHGLLVGDDGKRFAKRDRSLTLRALREAGKTPDEVIAMAEGMAP
- a CDS encoding LysE family transporter, translated to MVLLFLKSLAIGLAVALPMGPIGVLIVRRTLVLGLARGLEGGVGVAVADGLHAAMAAFGVTAVTALLAEQQTWFQAIGGAALLWIGVAIMRKPAPVQDGGKRGDVGGGFGVMFGLTLANPATILSFAAIFASLGPIADGGVASAIAMTLGVFLGSLGWWVVLTGAVGALRTHITASVMLWLSRGAGALIVCFGLAALAAAVWA
- a CDS encoding alpha/beta fold hydrolase, which produces MSQAMQLSGPVVPPRSGDPRQLVVLLHGWGADGNDLIGLAPTLQSVLPQARFASPNAPDPCDQNPMGRQWYSFMDDRPEVMKPGFERAAGLINGYVDAELERLRLGPERLALVGFSQGCMMALYVALRRPEPIAGVVGFSGMLIDEENLGADIRSRPPVLLCHGDQDPVVPCQSLHTAVAGLARHEVPAQWHTCPGVGHGIDPGALDAAAGFLTNTFREARRA